One region of Ahniella affigens genomic DNA includes:
- a CDS encoding serine/threonine-protein kinase, whose product MKPEHVLVIRQALDLPASERVAYVQSACPGDPSAEVAILEAVALSELEVSRLAAAPTAEHGTSPQLSSLQPGLQVGAFRLVRELGAGGMGVVWLAERTDGFAQIVAIKWLHAGHRGLLQRFQRERTLLARLQHPHIGRILDGGDWNGVPWYAMEYVDGQTLDRFVQTEASTLRQRLDLILQICDAVQYAHQHLIVHRDLKPANVLVDGTGRVKLLDFGIAKVLDDTDQLTETRAPMTLAYAAPEQISGEAVTVATDVYALGGLLYELLAGQRPYRASSSVNLMHQIANTDPEPPSKAPGGGEAKTLPVTLVVPEDLDTITLKALARKPERRYASVALLADDLRRFRDGFPISARPDSSWYRLRLWLQRHRLAAALAGLVLMSILTGAIVSSVQAARARAEAERAQRAAKTAEVVGSAMRTLLAAAGPDQNGGVVLTVREALDLGSNNALSEVAAEPAVAAALRSTLARVYLDLGDFEQALALAKDADLEAASDVDRRALQVTMLEAHNALSDYPAARALVERIDADFRKLPANDPSRMDYLPARALFEQEGGDIKQARVLIDAWVAETRLLKPADPDALALALETASDIAMAEGRWSDAVQSGREARELLNGIKRSELRRARVDGMLGRALRENGDREGAAALLADSVAWHTKVLGADHPQTLTVRSELAIHFADTANLKAARDVYESILKDRIRTNGPKHPKVAVSYGQLALTEYNLADYAAAAAHFRKALEIFEAKLAPDHPYVQTTQGNLAGALSELGQADQALPILDQLIVHARATTLPTLAANLMTRGLALEQLHRQVEARNDFKEAMTIQEARFGSAMGLWPRTLYARAERHLGQTELARELLAPAVVNPEWEGAGCGPRCAVAHFEYARTLHELKRPLAEVLPLAERALAVRRERMGPEHALTREVADWIAQVRSDDRSRGRAE is encoded by the coding sequence ATGAAACCCGAGCACGTGTTAGTCATCCGGCAGGCCTTGGATCTGCCCGCCTCAGAGCGGGTGGCCTACGTGCAGTCTGCGTGCCCAGGCGATCCGTCAGCAGAGGTGGCCATTCTGGAAGCCGTCGCTCTATCGGAGCTGGAGGTCTCGCGCCTTGCCGCTGCGCCAACGGCCGAACACGGTACGTCGCCGCAGCTCAGTAGTTTGCAGCCGGGCTTGCAAGTCGGGGCGTTCCGCTTGGTTCGTGAATTGGGCGCCGGCGGGATGGGTGTCGTGTGGCTGGCGGAGCGAACGGATGGGTTCGCGCAAATCGTCGCAATCAAATGGCTACACGCCGGTCATCGCGGTCTGTTGCAACGCTTTCAACGCGAACGCACGCTGCTGGCGAGATTGCAGCACCCTCATATCGGTCGCATTCTTGATGGCGGTGACTGGAACGGCGTCCCCTGGTACGCAATGGAGTACGTCGACGGGCAAACGCTCGATCGCTTTGTCCAGACTGAAGCCAGCACGCTGCGCCAAAGATTGGATTTGATCCTGCAGATTTGCGATGCCGTGCAATACGCGCATCAACATCTGATCGTGCATCGCGATCTCAAGCCGGCGAATGTATTGGTCGACGGCACCGGTCGAGTGAAGTTGCTCGACTTCGGGATTGCCAAAGTGCTGGACGATACCGATCAACTGACCGAAACCCGCGCGCCGATGACGCTGGCTTATGCGGCGCCCGAGCAGATCAGTGGGGAAGCGGTGACCGTCGCTACTGATGTCTACGCGTTGGGTGGCTTGCTGTATGAGCTCCTGGCCGGACAACGGCCGTATCGCGCCAGCAGCTCGGTCAATCTGATGCATCAGATTGCGAACACCGACCCCGAACCGCCGAGCAAGGCGCCGGGCGGTGGTGAAGCGAAAACGCTGCCGGTCACGCTGGTGGTACCTGAAGATCTCGATACCATCACCCTCAAAGCACTCGCACGGAAGCCGGAGCGGCGCTATGCCTCGGTGGCTCTGTTGGCCGATGACTTGCGCCGCTTTCGCGATGGCTTTCCGATCAGCGCGCGGCCCGACTCCAGCTGGTATCGCCTCAGGTTGTGGTTGCAACGCCATCGCCTCGCGGCAGCGCTTGCCGGGTTGGTATTGATGTCAATTCTGACCGGCGCGATCGTGTCGTCCGTGCAAGCGGCGCGCGCTCGCGCCGAAGCCGAGCGCGCGCAGCGCGCGGCAAAGACCGCCGAAGTGGTCGGATCGGCCATGCGGACGCTGCTGGCCGCTGCTGGCCCAGATCAGAATGGTGGGGTCGTATTAACGGTGCGTGAGGCCCTTGATCTCGGCAGCAATAACGCGCTGTCGGAAGTGGCTGCTGAGCCAGCCGTTGCGGCAGCACTGCGCAGTACGCTGGCGCGTGTGTACTTGGATCTTGGCGATTTCGAGCAGGCATTGGCACTCGCGAAAGACGCCGATCTAGAAGCCGCCAGCGATGTCGACCGCCGCGCATTGCAAGTGACGATGCTGGAAGCGCACAACGCGCTGAGTGACTATCCGGCTGCCCGGGCATTGGTTGAACGAATTGATGCCGATTTTCGTAAGCTGCCTGCGAATGATCCGTCGCGTATGGATTACCTGCCCGCGCGTGCCTTGTTCGAACAGGAAGGTGGCGATATCAAACAGGCTCGGGTTCTGATTGATGCGTGGGTGGCGGAGACACGACTGCTCAAACCTGCCGATCCCGATGCGCTGGCTTTGGCCCTGGAGACCGCGTCCGATATCGCAATGGCGGAAGGGCGTTGGTCGGATGCGGTGCAGTCTGGCCGCGAGGCGCGCGAGTTGCTGAACGGCATCAAGCGATCCGAACTCCGGCGCGCCCGAGTCGATGGCATGCTCGGCCGAGCGCTGCGTGAAAATGGTGATCGGGAAGGCGCAGCGGCGTTGTTGGCCGATTCCGTGGCTTGGCACACCAAAGTGCTGGGTGCCGATCATCCGCAAACGCTGACAGTTCGCTCGGAACTTGCCATTCACTTTGCGGACACCGCGAATCTGAAAGCGGCTCGCGATGTATACGAATCAATCTTGAAAGACCGCATCCGAACGAACGGTCCCAAACACCCGAAAGTGGCAGTCAGTTACGGCCAATTGGCGTTGACCGAATACAATCTGGCGGACTATGCGGCGGCGGCGGCACACTTTCGGAAGGCACTAGAAATCTTCGAAGCGAAGCTGGCGCCTGACCACCCGTATGTGCAGACCACGCAAGGCAATCTGGCGGGCGCATTGAGCGAACTTGGCCAAGCTGATCAGGCGCTTCCGATTCTGGATCAGCTGATTGTCCACGCTCGCGCGACGACGTTGCCCACCCTGGCCGCCAACTTGATGACCCGCGGTTTGGCGCTGGAGCAGTTGCACCGCCAGGTCGAGGCGCGCAATGACTTCAAGGAAGCCATGACGATTCAAGAAGCGCGCTTTGGCAGCGCGATGGGGCTCTGGCCGCGCACCTTGTATGCCCGGGCCGAGCGCCACCTTGGGCAAACGGAACTTGCAAGAGAACTGCTCGCTCCAGCCGTCGTCAATCCGGAGTGGGAGGGTGCCGGCTGCGGGCCGCGTTGTGCGGTGGCGCATTTCGAGTATGCGCGTACGCTGCATGAGTTGAAACGCCCTCTGGCCGAGGTGCTGCCGCTCGCTGAGCGTGCCTTGGCCGTACGACGCGAGCGGATGGGACCCGAGCATGCGCTGACCCGCGAAGTGGCTGATTGGATCGCGCAAGTGCGGTCTGATGACCGCTCGCGCGGACGGGCTGAATAG